The Methylotenera sp. G11 genome includes a window with the following:
- a CDS encoding S-methyl-5'-thioinosine phosphorylase, translating to MLAIIGGTGLTELEDLRVNKRVIVRTPYGEPSQPLIFGEICGGEVIFLARHGSGHTIPPHEVNYRANIYALHLQGVTEIAAVATVGGIHQELSSGMIALPHQIIDYTHGRQNTYYDGISNPVKHIDFTEPYCNKLRAKIAQAASEIDEEVINYGVYAATQGPRLETAAEIDRLERDGATMVGMTGMPEAALARELGISYAAICPVANYAAGRGDSLHAINYEDVVLNLNQTLVRVRNIIGQLMTQHYCPVDTK from the coding sequence ATGCTGGCGATTATTGGCGGTACCGGTTTAACTGAACTGGAAGATTTGCGGGTTAACAAACGTGTCATTGTACGCACACCTTACGGCGAGCCTTCTCAGCCTTTGATTTTCGGTGAAATATGCGGCGGCGAGGTCATTTTCCTTGCGCGCCATGGCAGCGGTCATACTATCCCGCCTCATGAAGTCAATTACCGCGCCAATATCTATGCGCTGCATTTACAGGGCGTGACCGAGATTGCTGCCGTTGCCACAGTCGGCGGCATACATCAGGAACTGTCATCAGGCATGATTGCCTTGCCTCACCAGATCATAGACTACACGCATGGCAGGCAGAACACTTACTATGACGGCATCAGCAACCCGGTAAAGCATATCGACTTTACCGAACCATATTGCAATAAGCTGCGCGCAAAGATAGCGCAGGCCGCCTCTGAAATTGATGAAGAAGTCATCAACTACGGCGTTTATGCAGCAACCCAGGGGCCCAGGCTGGAAACCGCTGCCGAAATCGACCGCCTGGAGCGTGACGGTGCAACAATGGTTGGAATGACCGGCATGCCGGAAGCCGCACTGGCGCGTGAACTGGGAATCAGCTATGCCGCGATATGCCCGGTAGCCAATTATGCGGCAGGGCGTGGCGACAGCCTGCATGCTATCAATTATGAAGATGTGGTGTTGAACCTGAACCAGACCCTGGTACGCGTGCGCAACATTATCGGCCAGCTGATGACGCAGCACTACTGTCCGGTTGATACCAAGTAG
- the hpnC gene encoding squalene synthase HpnC gives MTTNHSEALPEAARITRQSLDHAAGHYENFPVASVILPKHLRAPIALIYSFARQADDFADEGDFTVEQRLSALNGFRDELDLLQAYIKPQTAFFVALGAMIRSRKLPFIPFYDLLDAFSQDVSKIRYQNYEEVLDYCSRSANPIGRLLLHLYGAATPNNIELSDNICSALQIINFLQDIAIDFKKNDGKQRIYMCQDELSRFYITEQQIAAYVNASVPVDSRWQQFMRFNLQRVHALLIAGKPLGRILKGRIGFEMRMIIAGGERIITKISRVNGDVFNHRPTLNGLDWLLILTKALLKI, from the coding sequence ATGACGACAAATCATTCCGAAGCCCTACCTGAAGCAGCCCGCATTACGCGCCAAAGCCTGGATCATGCTGCCGGCCACTACGAGAATTTCCCGGTTGCTTCCGTTATTTTACCCAAGCATTTGCGTGCGCCGATTGCCCTGATATACAGTTTTGCACGGCAGGCTGATGATTTTGCGGATGAAGGTGATTTTACTGTTGAGCAGCGGTTAAGCGCATTGAACGGGTTTCGTGACGAGCTGGATCTGCTGCAGGCCTACATCAAGCCGCAAACCGCTTTTTTTGTGGCCTTGGGCGCAATGATCCGATCAAGAAAACTGCCATTCATACCCTTCTATGATCTGCTGGATGCATTCAGCCAGGATGTTTCTAAAATACGCTATCAGAACTATGAAGAAGTGCTGGACTACTGTTCACGTTCAGCCAATCCGATCGGCAGGCTGCTGCTACATCTTTATGGGGCAGCCACACCAAACAACATTGAATTGTCTGATAACATCTGCTCCGCATTGCAAATCATCAATTTTCTGCAGGATATCGCCATAGATTTCAAAAAGAACGACGGCAAGCAGCGTATTTACATGTGCCAGGATGAACTGTCCAGGTTCTATATTACAGAGCAGCAGATTGCGGCATATGTAAACGCATCTGTGCCTGTAGATAGCCGCTGGCAGCAATTTATGCGATTCAATCTGCAGCGTGTACATGCCCTGCTCATCGCCGGCAAGCCCCTGGGGCGGATACTGAAGGGCCGCATTGGTTTTGAAATGCGCATGATCATTGCCGGCGGCGAAAGGATCATCACTAAAATAAGCCGGGTCAATGGCGATGTTTTTAATCACAGGCCAACGCTGAACGGCCTGGATTGGCTGCTGATATTGACTAAAGCGCTATTGAAGATTTAA
- a CDS encoding cupin domain-containing protein, which yields MSKIIVEKPNQEKLLALGVSRWPTWSKEVSQFPWSFGTQEIAYILEGEVTVTPNGGEPVSFAAGDLVTFPAGMACTWNIKQALRKHYKLG from the coding sequence ATGAGCAAAATTATCGTAGAGAAACCCAACCAGGAAAAACTGCTTGCTTTGGGTGTTTCACGCTGGCCAACCTGGTCTAAAGAAGTGTCACAGTTTCCATGGAGTTTCGGCACGCAGGAAATCGCTTACATTCTGGAAGGTGAGGTGACCGTCACACCCAATGGCGGTGAGCCGGTAAGTTTTGCAGCTGGCGACCTGGTGACATTCCCGGCAGGCATGGCTTGCACCTGGAATATTAAACAGGCGCTACGTAAGCACTACAAGCTGGGCTAA
- the def gene encoding peptide deformylase — translation MAIREVLRMGDPCLLLKARPIERFDTAELHALIQDMQDTMKHMNGAGIAAPQIGISQRVVIFGQGETDNTVNPRYPDADAVPFTVLINPILTPIGTTMEDGWEGCLSVPGMRGIVPRYQKLHYAGLDQFGNKIDRIVSDFHARVVQHECDHLDGILYPMRISNLKDFGFSDVFFPNQDFQDD, via the coding sequence ATGGCCATCAGAGAAGTTTTACGCATGGGCGACCCTTGCCTGCTTTTAAAAGCCAGGCCAATTGAAAGGTTTGATACTGCTGAGCTGCATGCTCTGATCCAGGATATGCAAGATACCATGAAGCACATGAACGGCGCAGGGATTGCTGCGCCGCAGATCGGCATCAGTCAGCGTGTCGTCATATTCGGTCAGGGAGAAACGGATAACACCGTTAATCCGCGTTACCCTGATGCCGATGCTGTGCCGTTTACCGTTTTGATCAATCCGATACTGACCCCGATTGGCACTACGATGGAAGATGGCTGGGAAGGGTGCTTGTCAGTTCCCGGAATGAGGGGTATAGTGCCGCGCTACCAGAAATTGCATTATGCAGGGCTGGATCAGTTCGGAAATAAGATAGACCGGATAGTCAGTGACTTTCATGCACGCGTGGTGCAGCATGAATGTGACCACCTTGATGGCATCCTGTACCCGATGCGAATCAGTAATTTAAAAGATTTTGGTTTTTCTGATGTTTTTTTTCCAAATCAGGATTTCCAAGATGATTAA
- a CDS encoding cupin domain-containing protein, with translation MSQIIIDHNPSQEKLKELGVSSWSIWDCAPSKFPLDFSMTESAYVLEGEIRVTPQGGETVVIKAGDFVVFPKGLKSNWEVTKQLKKHYKHS, from the coding sequence ATGAGCCAAATCATTATTGACCATAACCCGTCACAAGAAAAATTGAAGGAATTAGGTGTATCCAGCTGGTCTATTTGGGATTGTGCGCCTTCTAAATTTCCGCTGGACTTCAGCATGACAGAAAGCGCTTACGTGCTGGAAGGCGAGATCCGCGTGACTCCACAAGGTGGCGAAACCGTTGTGATCAAAGCAGGTGATTTCGTTGTGTTCCCTAAAGGTTTGAAATCAAACTGGGAAGTGACCAAGCAGTTGAAAAAACACTACAAACATTCTTAA
- the hpnD gene encoding presqualene diphosphate synthase HpnD has product MTPKQYCQQKAAASGSSFYYSFMFLPKKKREAIIALYAFCREVDDVVDECTELKVAQVKLAWWKEEIQNLYKGKPIHPVTKALQPFIHEFSLSEEHFLEIIDGMEMDLNFNRYEDFKQLQLYCYRVASVVGILSAQIFGFNNRKTLKFAHDLGLAFQLTNIIRDVGEDARRNRIYIPLDELARFGVSEEDILRSRESGAVRQLLEFQVERAESHYDRALNELPEEDRKNQRVGLIMAAIYRTLLREIKADGAEKVLNFRTSLGSLRKLSLAFNTWLRNL; this is encoded by the coding sequence ATGACGCCCAAGCAATATTGCCAACAGAAAGCTGCTGCCAGCGGCTCCAGTTTCTATTACAGCTTTATGTTTTTACCCAAGAAAAAACGTGAAGCCATCATCGCGCTCTACGCATTCTGCCGTGAGGTTGACGATGTTGTAGATGAATGCACAGAGCTGAAAGTCGCACAAGTGAAGCTTGCCTGGTGGAAAGAGGAAATACAGAACCTCTATAAAGGTAAGCCCATACACCCGGTGACTAAGGCCTTGCAGCCTTTTATTCACGAATTTAGCCTGAGTGAAGAACATTTCCTTGAAATTATCGACGGCATGGAAATGGATCTCAATTTCAACCGTTATGAAGACTTTAAACAATTACAGCTTTATTGTTATCGGGTAGCCAGTGTGGTCGGGATTCTATCGGCGCAGATATTCGGGTTCAACAACCGGAAAACACTTAAGTTTGCGCATGACCTCGGGCTTGCATTTCAGCTGACCAACATTATCAGGGACGTTGGTGAAGATGCCCGCAGGAACCGCATTTATATTCCGCTGGATGAGCTTGCCAGGTTTGGTGTAAGCGAAGAAGATATCCTGCGTAGCCGTGAATCCGGCGCGGTAAGACAGCTGCTGGAGTTTCAGGTTGAACGTGCCGAAAGCCATTACGACCGTGCATTGAATGAACTTCCGGAAGAAGACAGGAAAAACCAGCGCGTAGGTTTGATCATGGCCGCTATCTACCGCACCCTGCTGCGTGAAATTAAAGCGGATGGTGCCGAAAAAGTATTAAATTTCCGCACCTCATTAGGGTCGCTGCGCAAACTATCGCTGGCATTTAATACCTGGCTAAGAAACCTATAA